One part of the Vicia villosa cultivar HV-30 ecotype Madison, WI linkage group LG6, Vvil1.0, whole genome shotgun sequence genome encodes these proteins:
- the LOC131613169 gene encoding uncharacterized protein LOC131613169 gives MLETPPIQGHNSMWFNVLKSRYGDLSSKVMGGETEKRVSCSIWWKDILRLNISSSQDPFASCINFKVHNDFNTLFWESIWLEDSALKECFPALYQASLLKNVSVAAMGGWMGGVWRWSDFGLSATLVDMADHREEFLELKNRVEAFRDWKSEKDLAFWSGNVDRNFSVASCYAFYDRLRIPFGPPVIHAEVFDFLWKMEIPFKIKAFGWRIFHDRLPTKDLLAIRGMSFSSDDSKCIFCGYCSESSNHIFFGCLVVKNIWREIAFWVGKRVNIEDECRPNFMEWYHFFRSLKVKDRKSSSVWLATTWTIWLIRNGSCFRKEPWNVNNAVWNIKLLVWKWSFCGKITHPNYSFYEFSMNPLYYLS, from the coding sequence atgttagagactccccctattCAAGGGCATAATTCTATGTGGTTTAATGTGTTGAAGTCGCGGTACGGTGATTTATCCTCGAAAGTGATGGGAGGGGAAACGGAAAAGAGAGTTTCTTGCTCAATATGGTGGAAGGACATATTAAGGTTAAATATTTCTTCTTCTCAAGATCCTTTTGCTTCTTGCATAAATTTCAAAGTACATAATGATTTTAACACCCTTTTTTGGGAATCCATTTGGTTGGAAGATTCCGCCTTAAAAGAGTGTTTTCCGGCTTTGTACCAAGCTTCCCTTTTAAAGAATGTGTCGGTGGCGGCTATGGGTGGTTGGATGGGGGGAGTGTGGCGTTGGAGTGATTTTGGGTTATCCGCGACTTTAGTGGATATGGCGGATCATAGGGAGGAGTTCTTGGAATTGAAGAATAGGGTGGAGGCTTTTAGAGATTGGAAGAGTGAAAAAGATTTGGCGTTTTGGTCCGGAAATGTGGATAGGAATTTTTCGGTAGCTTCTTGCTATGCTTTTTATGATAGGCTCCGTATTCCGTTTGGTCCTCCGGTTATTCATGCGGAGGTGTTTGACTTTTTGTGGAAAATGGAAATACCTTTCAAGATAAAAGCTTTCGGGTGGAGAATCTTCCATGATAGACTTCCGACGAAAGATCTTTTGGCAATAAGAGGTATGTCTTTTTCTTCGGATGATTCTAAGTGCATTTTTTGTGGATATTGTTCGGAAAGTAGTAATCATatattttttggttgtttggtggTTAAAAATATTTGGAGGGAGATAGCTTTTTGGGTGGGTAAAAGGGTTAATATAGAAGACGAGTGCCGGCCAAATTTTATGGAATGGTACCATTTTTTTCGTAGTCTAAAGGTAAAGGATAGAAAGTCGAGTAGTGTTTGGTTAGCTACTACATGGACTATATGGTTGATTAGAAACGGGTCGTGTTTCCGGAAGGAGCCTTGGAATGTGAACAACGCCGTTTGGAATATCAAACTCTTGGTGTGGAAATGGTCGTTTTGCGGAAAAATTACACATCCCAATTATTCATTCTATGAGTTTAGTATGAACCCTTTGTATTATCTCTCGTGA